A portion of the Streptomyces sp. YPW6 genome contains these proteins:
- the istB gene encoding IS21-like element helper ATPase IstB, producing MQAPASAVAATSGAAFDEAIALTRRLKLPHIRRAMAEIVPTAKAQRWDPAEIVRALLAEEAAGRDAANLRTRRTRAAFPTGKTFHIWYEEASSIPIPTQSALRTLEWVGRRENLCVVGPSGTGKSHFSEALGQLAVDAGMTVAWFTIEDLGALIRRHRVDDSVSKAISRITRTDLIIVDDIGLVPVSPDAAEGFYRLVDAAYERRSLAVSSNLHPSGFDEIMPKTPATATVDRLLHHAHVVVTQGDSHRLAEATTGRGVVPLG from the coding sequence ATGCAAGCACCGGCCTCCGCGGTCGCCGCGACGTCCGGCGCCGCGTTCGACGAGGCGATCGCCCTGACTCGACGGCTGAAGCTGCCGCACATTCGCCGGGCGATGGCCGAGATCGTCCCGACCGCGAAGGCCCAACGCTGGGATCCCGCCGAGATCGTGCGGGCCCTGCTCGCAGAGGAAGCGGCTGGCCGCGACGCAGCCAACCTCCGCACCCGTCGCACCCGCGCGGCCTTCCCGACCGGCAAGACCTTCCACATCTGGTACGAGGAGGCGTCCTCGATTCCGATCCCGACGCAGTCCGCGCTGCGGACCCTGGAGTGGGTCGGGCGGCGCGAGAACCTCTGTGTCGTTGGCCCCTCCGGGACCGGGAAGTCGCACTTCAGCGAGGCGCTCGGCCAGTTGGCGGTCGACGCCGGGATGACGGTCGCCTGGTTCACCATCGAGGACCTCGGGGCCCTGATCCGCCGTCATCGCGTCGATGATTCCGTCTCGAAGGCGATCTCCCGGATCACCCGAACCGATTTGATCATCGTTGACGACATCGGGCTCGTGCCCGTCTCGCCGGACGCCGCCGAGGGCTTCTACCGTCTGGTCGATGCGGCCTACGAGCGGCGGAGTCTGGCGGTCAGCAGCAACCTTCACCCTTCTGGATTCGACGAGATCATGCCCAAGACCCCCGCCACTGCGACCGTCGACCGGCTCCTGCATCACGCCCATGTCGTCGTCACGCAGGGCGACAGCCACCGCCTCGCCGAGGCGACCACCGGACGAGGCGTCGTCCCGCTCGGCTGA
- a CDS encoding esterase, translating into MPDDVRGALVQRVSGLPDGPLDISWLAADTPRLPQGNVRLHWEPAFHTGWDVTAHLGLATTEVHLASWPAAPDDWPHLVRPTLHEVLGLCAALSVATAALDLSHRLAHV; encoded by the coding sequence ATGCCAGACGACGTGCGCGGTGCGCTCGTCCAACGCGTCTCCGGCCTGCCCGACGGGCCCCTCGACATCTCCTGGCTCGCCGCCGATACCCCGAGACTCCCTCAGGGCAACGTGCGCCTGCACTGGGAGCCCGCCTTCCACACAGGTTGGGACGTCACCGCCCACCTGGGCCTGGCCACCACCGAGGTGCACCTCGCTTCCTGGCCCGCCGCCCCGGACGACTGGCCGCACCTGGTCCGCCCCACCCTCCACGAGGTGCTCGGCCTCTGCGCCGCTCTCTCGGTCGCGACCGCCGCCCTCGACCTCTCGCACCGCCTCGCCCACGTTTGA
- a CDS encoding winged helix-turn-helix domain-containing protein: MRIASHIVGSGTAVLAAYDAISGSGTASRGIPQVCCAVLLLYTAGIFQDYLRRRDTRVVACLSENPNAPLSKISSATGLNHDRVASSLQRLITDGLVIADSSGHRGPAVARQRRRDAFA; encoded by the coding sequence GTGAGAATCGCGAGCCACATCGTCGGCTCCGGCACCGCCGTCCTCGCGGCGTACGACGCCATCTCGGGCTCCGGCACGGCCTCGCGCGGTATCCCTCAGGTCTGCTGCGCGGTGTTGCTGCTGTACACCGCCGGGATCTTCCAGGACTATCTCCGCCGCCGCGACACCCGTGTCGTTGCCTGCCTGTCCGAGAACCCCAACGCACCCCTCTCCAAGATCAGTTCCGCTACTGGGCTGAACCACGATCGCGTCGCCAGCTCGCTTCAGCGCCTGATCACCGACGGCCTGGTCATAGCGGACTCCTCCGGTCACCGGGGCCCTGCCGTGGCACGCCAGCGGCGGCGCGACGCCTTCGCATGA
- a CDS encoding DUF317 domain-containing protein, protein MTTSATLLPAVVRPAPEDRCWLSSDHCAGPVLDLLDSLGWAVVDTPEANVHATSPDGHVYVGWLPEDPAAWKRDIVWRVQVLPADGAPWVQEFGIHTPSEAVAGFLAALVAHSSR, encoded by the coding sequence GTGACCACCTCCGCCACCCTCCTGCCCGCCGTCGTCCGCCCGGCCCCGGAAGACCGCTGCTGGCTCTCCTCCGACCACTGCGCCGGTCCTGTTCTCGACCTTCTCGACAGCCTCGGCTGGGCCGTCGTCGACACCCCGGAGGCCAACGTCCACGCAACCAGCCCGGACGGTCACGTCTACGTCGGCTGGCTCCCCGAAGACCCCGCCGCCTGGAAGCGCGACATCGTCTGGCGCGTCCAGGTGCTGCCCGCCGACGGCGCTCCGTGGGTTCAGGAGTTCGGCATCCACACCCCCTCCGAAGCCGTCGCCGGATTCCTCGCCGCCCTCGTCGCCCACTCCTCGCGCTGA
- a CDS encoding DUF317 domain-containing protein → MSVQQPNDNYLYQEVLVSPMYLAGSNGVGDAGFAPVAHWPHHYLDDGPCQLLVTSPDQRIRIGWFGDDFELWKIAASEEAVSSPRWTATFNHVTPAEIVAGLTTALAHDYAEADAYEGNGRFLASPSYRWADAVQPLTDAGWTRHGGAELGTVEITAPDGQAGVLIDNRLSRRDDEAVTLWSGPPGWGTRAEAIFSARTPTHLIAATASVMADPAPVVRERHQIHREVAHLVSLTSVTPSTPQVPRAPTPLDVRRTAVTQAVQRAARFPRSAADLRVMAARSRTSASALNPSGSPAPALAARPSASASTPRRSR, encoded by the coding sequence ATGAGCGTCCAGCAGCCCAACGACAACTATCTGTACCAGGAGGTACTGGTCAGCCCGATGTACCTGGCAGGTTCCAACGGAGTCGGAGACGCCGGCTTCGCCCCTGTCGCTCACTGGCCGCACCACTACCTCGATGACGGTCCCTGCCAGCTCCTCGTCACGTCGCCCGACCAGAGGATCCGTATCGGCTGGTTCGGCGACGACTTCGAGCTGTGGAAGATCGCCGCATCCGAGGAAGCCGTCTCCTCACCCCGCTGGACAGCGACCTTCAACCATGTCACCCCGGCCGAGATCGTCGCCGGGCTGACCACCGCTCTCGCTCACGACTACGCCGAAGCCGATGCGTATGAGGGCAACGGGCGCTTTCTGGCGAGCCCGTCATACCGCTGGGCCGACGCCGTCCAGCCGCTGACCGATGCCGGCTGGACCCGCCACGGCGGGGCCGAACTCGGCACCGTCGAGATCACCGCCCCGGACGGACAGGCAGGCGTCCTCATCGACAACCGTCTCTCACGTCGTGATGACGAAGCCGTCACCCTCTGGTCGGGCCCACCCGGTTGGGGTACCCGTGCGGAGGCCATCTTCTCGGCCCGTACGCCCACCCACTTGATCGCCGCGACGGCATCCGTCATGGCCGATCCAGCCCCGGTGGTACGCGAGCGCCACCAGATCCACCGTGAGGTGGCACACCTGGTCTCGCTCACCTCTGTCACTCCGAGTACGCCCCAGGTTCCCCGGGCTCCCACTCCCCTCGACGTACGCCGCACTGCTGTCACGCAGGCCGTCCAACGCGCCGCGCGATTCCCCCGGTCGGCCGCCGACCTCCGGGTCATGGCCGCCCGAAGCCGCACGTCGGCTTCGGCCCTGAACCCGTCCGGGAGTCCCGCGCCTGCTCTCGCGGCCAGGCCGTCGGCCAGCGCGTCGACCCCGCGCCGCAGCCGCTGA
- a CDS encoding helix-turn-helix domain-containing protein, whose product MPSPTQPPAFSFDSVDPQRIDHAIARIGPKWTTWSTMILAQENRPMRVREISAQLPFVGEQSVSQRLMYMQADGLITRSDVRRRGTYQLSALGESLAPVHRTLSDWSRAHLPLQTMAEAERVEDALGRLNLRHTTGVIQALGTNGPLRFSHIAEEVGVDRPSARQRLLRMQADGLVGRAGSHHGAPYVLTDAGQSLGAVYATIEHWSEPFTALKTSSSPVHVAAATRTHTNVPLTGDGARTAAALRRSAAAPNDLFSHATRPQPRVSAAVTARSAPGRGR is encoded by the coding sequence ATGCCCAGCCCCACGCAGCCCCCCGCCTTCTCCTTCGACTCGGTCGACCCTCAGCGCATCGACCACGCGATTGCCCGGATCGGGCCGAAGTGGACCACCTGGTCCACGATGATCCTCGCCCAGGAAAACCGCCCCATGCGGGTGCGCGAGATCTCCGCCCAGCTCCCCTTCGTCGGCGAGCAGTCAGTAAGCCAGCGGCTGATGTACATGCAGGCCGACGGCTTGATCACCCGTTCCGATGTCCGTCGTAGGGGCACCTACCAGCTCAGCGCGCTCGGCGAGTCGCTCGCCCCCGTGCACCGCACCTTGTCGGACTGGTCCCGGGCCCACCTGCCGCTCCAGACGATGGCCGAAGCCGAACGCGTCGAGGACGCTCTGGGCCGTCTAAACCTTCGGCACACGACCGGCGTTATCCAGGCCCTCGGCACTAACGGCCCTCTGCGGTTCAGTCACATCGCCGAGGAGGTCGGCGTGGACCGCCCCTCCGCCCGGCAACGGCTTCTGCGGATGCAGGCCGACGGCCTGGTCGGACGCGCCGGTTCGCACCACGGCGCCCCCTACGTCCTGACCGATGCCGGCCAGTCGCTGGGGGCCGTCTACGCAACCATCGAGCACTGGAGCGAACCCTTCACCGCGCTCAAAACCTCGTCGAGCCCCGTCCACGTCGCGGCGGCCACGCGGACTCACACGAATGTCCCGCTGACGGGGGACGGTGCCCGGACCGCAGCGGCCCTGCGCCGGAGTGCCGCCGCGCCGAACGACCTGTTCAGCCACGCGACGCGGCCCCAGCCGCGGGTGTCGGCGGCTGTCACCGCCCGGTCGGCCCCGGGCCGGGGGCGGTGA
- a CDS encoding large ATP-binding protein gives MNPYDPNTEPGTHFVADALGISNVNMLNTTYRPADPLYRASTRVITSAYELNEQHDRVTDAARDAFPLLESIGRGELGRARTSYAFLRTSIPTLGELLTKQDRAYDQLIEAVSAYQRLLPDPDTEPSATKTHEENREQRAGRDDDWAIEVKRQLRALEVVELGDLRLCRTALGEEPFLSDGTGRRPQVLPSTVRRMIADGLLHQDTSESPYRLGQLLSLTSRGEAALGAARTATSRVAAALGRSGAPANLGRPAHPAAAPSAGISGTASHPRSR, from the coding sequence GTGAACCCCTACGACCCGAACACCGAGCCCGGTACGCACTTCGTCGCCGACGCGCTCGGTATCTCGAACGTCAACATGCTCAACACCACGTATCGTCCTGCCGATCCGCTATACCGAGCCTCGACTCGGGTGATCACGTCCGCGTACGAGCTGAACGAGCAGCACGACCGAGTGACGGATGCGGCCAGGGATGCCTTCCCGCTCCTCGAATCCATCGGGCGCGGCGAACTCGGCAGGGCCCGCACTTCGTACGCGTTCCTGCGGACATCGATCCCGACGCTCGGAGAACTCCTCACCAAGCAGGATCGGGCCTACGACCAGCTCATCGAGGCCGTCTCCGCGTACCAGCGCCTTCTCCCCGATCCGGATACCGAGCCCTCGGCGACGAAGACCCACGAAGAGAACCGGGAACAGCGTGCCGGCCGGGACGACGACTGGGCGATAGAGGTGAAGCGCCAGCTCAGGGCTCTCGAAGTGGTCGAACTTGGCGATCTACGCCTGTGCCGAACCGCGCTCGGCGAGGAGCCCTTCCTCTCTGACGGGACGGGCCGACGTCCCCAGGTGCTGCCCTCGACCGTCCGGCGGATGATCGCCGACGGGCTACTGCACCAGGACACCAGCGAGAGCCCGTACCGGCTGGGGCAACTCCTCTCGCTCACGTCCCGCGGCGAGGCCGCTCTTGGTGCGGCTCGTACGGCGACGTCGCGTGTGGCCGCTGCCCTCGGCCGCAGCGGTGCCCCGGCGAACCTTGGCCGCCCTGCCCACCCAGCTGCAGCCCCCTCCGCCGGTATCTCCGGCACGGCTTCCCACCCCCGCTCCCGATGA
- a CDS encoding glycosyl hydrolase, which produces MSTELDFHLDDLAPADADSEYAEQQFWSGDLTVLTEHHTAPHGAHSYVVAHDGSVTWGVPGEPQVAAIKVARDLSLNTFTMETAYHATVPFAQNWLIEHGCPPEQITEVGAGFSTPADDLTVRIETQIRESGTRYEVIESQTSDDDPCEAWTLTRDSQAAQAPVRLFLEEGDSNAHTYTLREGTFPDEETALRWLDDRSTPLPQPPDHLGETAALRTRAALARSAGSSEIPKTAPGAHQSAAAVPVQRSVQGRLL; this is translated from the coding sequence ATGAGCACGGAACTCGACTTTCACCTCGACGATCTTGCACCCGCCGACGCTGACTCCGAGTACGCGGAGCAGCAGTTCTGGTCAGGCGACCTGACGGTCCTGACCGAGCACCACACCGCTCCTCACGGCGCACACTCCTACGTCGTCGCTCACGACGGGTCGGTCACGTGGGGTGTCCCCGGCGAGCCGCAGGTAGCCGCGATCAAGGTGGCGCGGGATCTCAGCCTCAACACGTTCACCATGGAGACGGCCTACCACGCCACGGTCCCCTTCGCCCAGAACTGGTTGATCGAGCACGGCTGCCCACCCGAGCAGATAACCGAAGTAGGCGCCGGATTCTCCACTCCCGCCGACGATCTCACCGTTCGTATCGAGACACAGATCCGGGAGTCAGGCACGCGGTACGAGGTCATCGAGAGCCAGACCTCGGACGACGACCCGTGCGAAGCATGGACGTTGACCCGTGACAGTCAGGCCGCTCAGGCACCTGTTCGCCTCTTCCTCGAAGAGGGGGACTCCAACGCCCACACGTACACGCTGCGCGAGGGCACCTTCCCCGATGAGGAGACCGCTCTCCGCTGGCTGGACGACCGCAGCACCCCGCTGCCGCAGCCACCGGACCACCTCGGTGAAACTGCCGCCCTCCGGACCCGTGCCGCCCTCGCCCGCTCGGCCGGCAGCTCCGAGATACCGAAGACCGCCCCTGGAGCCCACCAGTCCGCGGCAGCCGTACCGGTACAGCGTTCGGTACAGGGGAGGCTGCTGTGA
- a CDS encoding DUF4913 domain-containing protein translates to MSDTSPTTPSPEPFRIPDGDLDDLASTLAKTMAEVRQHGALLDRLGSDPVPVASQHTDDVPEAEAADAAQAEGPASVFILALGGEAYAAELTALSDWVNYLFLPVYGREISSSRPWCARWDEHPEAVARLHALWLAWQQLTDTEAGLSGPSTWHRDHLDQTLAHLRAPDGPFAACTTSPTRPNHRVLVTPAPEQSGATE, encoded by the coding sequence ATGTCCGACACCAGCCCGACCACCCCCAGCCCCGAGCCGTTCCGCATCCCCGACGGGGATCTCGACGACCTTGCCAGCACCCTCGCCAAGACCATGGCCGAGGTCAGGCAGCACGGCGCCCTCCTCGACCGCCTCGGCTCCGACCCCGTACCCGTTGCCAGCCAGCACACGGATGACGTTCCGGAAGCCGAGGCGGCCGACGCCGCGCAGGCGGAGGGCCCCGCCTCGGTGTTCATCCTCGCCCTGGGCGGGGAAGCGTACGCCGCCGAACTCACCGCACTCAGCGACTGGGTGAACTACCTCTTCCTCCCCGTCTACGGCCGAGAGATCAGCTCCTCCCGTCCGTGGTGCGCGCGGTGGGACGAACACCCGGAGGCCGTCGCCCGGCTGCACGCGCTCTGGCTCGCGTGGCAGCAGCTCACTGATACCGAGGCCGGCCTGTCCGGCCCCTCGACCTGGCACCGCGACCACCTGGACCAAACCCTGGCGCACCTGCGTGCGCCCGACGGCCCCTTCGCCGCGTGTACGACGAGCCCGACCCGGCCGAACCACCGAGTGCTGGTCACCCCGGCGCCCGAACAGTCGGGAGCGACGGAATGA
- a CDS encoding DnaB-like helicase N-terminal domain-containing protein, with translation MNPLLRAEQAVLGSVLLDPNQLAHLDWLAPDHFDRPVHRALFAALRKLRNDGHPAAAADGPVPLSWVTDSVVEADRHVRGVTAVYAHTLVSACPRPEHAPVYGRMVLEGAIHRTVAEHAIRLHQAARADVLRGEVEGALRSADVLAGVLTDLARRWGTEPRPVAPPAPPTTVPTTPTVQADQVAEDERFLLAVLAEQPKGMEEVVGWLRPGDFADPGNGRLYRCLGALHHRGEPIDRITLLWEAQRRGLLADGTMSGEHLTAICDGVGPGSAEWLGERVMRSSVTRTAAASARAVRALAQDEALGPGPLINHALYVLGPLDEVRTRWQLATGDPPPAPKTPASSDNVPRPAQVEAALARSSPSLPSPPSALSRGAPRSAAVRPRSLGPS, from the coding sequence ATGAACCCGCTGTTGCGGGCGGAGCAGGCAGTCCTCGGCTCGGTACTGCTCGACCCGAACCAGCTCGCGCACCTGGACTGGCTCGCGCCCGATCACTTCGACCGTCCGGTTCACCGGGCGCTGTTCGCCGCGCTGCGGAAGCTCCGAAACGACGGTCACCCGGCGGCAGCGGCTGATGGACCGGTGCCTCTGTCGTGGGTGACCGACTCCGTCGTCGAGGCAGACCGTCATGTCCGAGGGGTGACCGCGGTGTACGCCCACACTCTGGTCTCGGCCTGCCCGCGTCCCGAGCATGCTCCGGTGTACGGCCGCATGGTGCTGGAGGGGGCGATCCACCGGACCGTTGCCGAGCACGCGATCCGTCTCCACCAGGCGGCTCGGGCCGACGTCCTGCGGGGAGAGGTCGAGGGTGCGCTGCGGTCGGCGGATGTCCTGGCCGGGGTGCTCACCGATCTCGCGCGGCGCTGGGGTACCGAACCGCGTCCGGTCGCGCCGCCCGCCCCGCCGACCACCGTTCCGACCACGCCGACGGTTCAGGCCGACCAGGTTGCCGAGGACGAGCGTTTCCTGCTCGCCGTCCTCGCCGAGCAGCCGAAGGGCATGGAGGAGGTGGTGGGCTGGTTGCGGCCGGGGGACTTCGCCGACCCGGGCAACGGGCGGCTCTACCGGTGTCTCGGTGCCCTGCACCACCGGGGCGAGCCCATCGACCGGATCACCCTGCTCTGGGAAGCCCAGCGGCGGGGCCTCCTGGCGGACGGCACGATGTCGGGCGAGCACCTGACCGCGATCTGCGACGGCGTAGGCCCCGGCAGCGCGGAATGGCTGGGTGAACGGGTCATGCGGTCCTCCGTGACCCGCACCGCAGCCGCTTCCGCGCGCGCCGTCCGAGCCTTGGCCCAGGACGAGGCCCTGGGCCCCGGGCCACTGATCAACCACGCGCTCTACGTACTCGGTCCGCTCGACGAGGTGCGCACCCGCTGGCAGTTGGCGACCGGCGACCCGCCTCCGGCGCCGAAGACCCCAGCTTCTTCGGACAACGTGCCTCGCCCCGCCCAGGTGGAGGCCGCCCTCGCCCGCAGCTCACCGAGCCTCCCCTCGCCACCCTCGGCACTCTCCCGAGGTGCGCCCAGGTCCGCCGCCGTACGACCACGGTCCCTCGGCCCCAGCTGA
- a CDS encoding Imm21 family immunity protein produces the protein MNTPSFTSSGSAETPPTWVESMGGPLIAIPVSGLVGWGGCTMSGMVISDGAVADDYDRACEVDGLAGVVGVGGQGVLGLVLADEPAMTCYLPEHQAFVRWLGANSEADLIAAAQAVLTDPAVEWEECGVWETDGPAVLMDSATDGAELDVEYPGGGMPDQAPVSIPPGRWTVRAVHTSVGEETSVGLVQLLPASV, from the coding sequence ATGAATACCCCCTCGTTCACCTCATCCGGTTCAGCCGAGACTCCCCCCACCTGGGTCGAGTCGATGGGCGGCCCTCTGATAGCCATCCCCGTTTCCGGACTGGTTGGGTGGGGCGGCTGCACGATGTCGGGGATGGTCATCAGCGACGGGGCTGTCGCGGACGACTACGACCGTGCCTGCGAGGTCGATGGTCTGGCTGGAGTGGTTGGTGTTGGTGGGCAGGGTGTGCTCGGGCTCGTGCTGGCGGACGAACCTGCCATGACCTGCTATCTGCCGGAACACCAAGCGTTCGTCCGCTGGCTTGGAGCGAACTCCGAGGCCGATCTGATTGCCGCGGCCCAGGCTGTCCTCACGGACCCTGCTGTCGAGTGGGAGGAGTGTGGCGTCTGGGAGACGGACGGGCCGGCGGTACTGATGGACTCCGCCACCGATGGAGCCGAGTTGGACGTCGAGTACCCCGGTGGAGGGATGCCGGATCAGGCCCCGGTTTCGATACCGCCTGGTCGCTGGACGGTCCGCGCGGTCCACACCTCGGTAGGCGAGGAAACGTCAGTGGGCCTGGTCCAGCTTCTTCCGGCCTCCGTCTAG
- a CDS encoding Imm10 family immunity protein, with protein sequence MTYRFTARVATTEIDPDGYFTEAALAEGEDGSGFIMMFMAGEEEPDDQEVALGLDTHCLVTADQGTAYGCVREAVLDGDVLRISLDPEALDSLRLDDGEIEAVLEAPAEDVARFREILAKVLAYGRADAVPTRLAV encoded by the coding sequence ATGACGTACCGATTCACCGCTCGCGTCGCCACCACGGAGATCGATCCTGACGGCTACTTCACCGAAGCCGCTCTCGCGGAGGGCGAGGACGGCAGCGGCTTCATCATGATGTTCATGGCGGGTGAGGAGGAGCCCGACGACCAGGAAGTCGCGCTGGGATTGGACACGCACTGTCTCGTCACCGCAGATCAGGGCACGGCCTATGGATGCGTGCGCGAGGCCGTCCTGGACGGCGACGTCCTCCGCATCTCGCTGGATCCCGAGGCGCTGGACAGCCTTCGGCTGGACGACGGTGAGATCGAGGCCGTCCTGGAGGCGCCGGCCGAAGACGTGGCCCGGTTCCGCGAGATCCTTGCCAAAGTGCTCGCCTACGGGCGGGCAGATGCCGTACCCACGAGGCTGGCAGTCTGA
- a CDS encoding ATP-binding protein has protein sequence MPRTRASASHLFVPRKASRAQQRAARAGFAAARRQAQLAGAPPKHRKEAALDPELRPVYPASGRPGPASARGGKLRLPAHRMTTATVSGAYPFLAEGGLGSSGIFIGRDVHAEATFCYDPFALYTSGRIEGFTNPNAVLAGIIGMGKSALAKSIATRAVAHGYKIYVPSDPKGEWSNVAQALGGHTIALGPGLPGRLNPLDAPARPASVTEEDWSAEVRKRRLALLASLARTVLNRDLLPMEHTALDLGLDLVVAEAKVRGTVPLLGDIADVMGSPDRLDRGFVSPAGGMGHAAQDLAHALRRLVHGDLSGMFDAPSTVAFDPTTPMLSIDLSRLGNSGDDTGLVLAMTCASAWMESALADPAGGRRWVIYDEGWRVLKHIALLERMQSQWKLSRGLGIANLLVIHRLSDLLSAGDAGSRGRVLAEGLLADCSTRIIYRQESDQLAAAASLLGLTGVETQAVSSLTKGRGLWKVAGRSFVTQHLLHPSERELFDTDARMAA, from the coding sequence ATGCCTAGGACCCGCGCCAGCGCCTCCCACCTGTTCGTCCCCCGCAAGGCGTCGCGCGCCCAACAGCGCGCAGCTCGCGCCGGGTTCGCCGCCGCCCGCCGCCAGGCACAACTGGCCGGGGCACCGCCCAAGCACCGCAAGGAGGCCGCCCTCGACCCGGAGCTGCGGCCGGTCTACCCGGCGTCCGGACGCCCCGGACCTGCCTCGGCGCGCGGCGGCAAGCTGCGGCTGCCCGCTCACCGGATGACGACCGCCACGGTCAGCGGGGCCTATCCGTTCCTTGCCGAGGGCGGTCTCGGCTCGTCCGGGATCTTCATCGGCAGGGACGTGCACGCGGAGGCCACGTTCTGTTACGACCCTTTCGCCCTGTACACCAGCGGGCGGATCGAGGGCTTCACCAACCCCAACGCCGTGCTCGCGGGAATCATCGGCATGGGAAAGTCGGCGCTGGCGAAGTCGATCGCGACGCGGGCCGTCGCCCACGGGTACAAGATCTATGTGCCCAGCGACCCGAAGGGTGAATGGTCGAACGTGGCGCAGGCTCTCGGCGGCCACACCATCGCCCTGGGACCGGGGCTCCCCGGACGTCTTAATCCTCTGGATGCCCCGGCGCGGCCCGCGTCGGTGACCGAAGAGGACTGGTCCGCCGAAGTACGCAAACGGCGTCTCGCGCTGCTGGCCAGTCTTGCCCGCACCGTGCTGAACCGCGATCTGCTGCCGATGGAGCACACGGCTCTCGACCTCGGCCTGGACCTGGTCGTCGCCGAGGCCAAGGTCCGCGGCACGGTGCCGCTCCTCGGCGACATCGCCGATGTCATGGGCTCGCCGGACCGCCTCGACCGCGGCTTCGTCAGCCCAGCCGGCGGGATGGGTCACGCAGCTCAGGACCTTGCCCACGCCCTGCGTCGGCTCGTGCACGGCGACCTCAGCGGGATGTTCGACGCCCCCTCGACCGTCGCCTTCGACCCGACGACGCCGATGCTCTCGATCGACCTCTCCCGGCTCGGTAACTCAGGCGACGACACCGGCCTGGTGCTGGCGATGACCTGCGCCAGCGCATGGATGGAGTCCGCTCTCGCAGACCCTGCCGGCGGACGACGCTGGGTGATCTACGACGAAGGATGGCGCGTCCTGAAGCACATCGCGCTGCTGGAACGGATGCAGAGCCAGTGGAAGCTCAGCCGAGGGCTCGGCATCGCGAACTTGCTGGTCATACACAGGCTTTCCGACCTGCTCAGCGCGGGCGACGCCGGATCGCGCGGCCGGGTACTGGCCGAGGGGCTCCTCGCGGACTGCAGCACACGCATCATCTACCGGCAGGAGAGCGATCAACTGGCGGCAGCGGCATCGCTGCTGGGGCTGACCGGAGTGGAGACCCAGGCCGTCTCCTCCCTTACCAAGGGCAGGGGCCTGTGGAAGGTCGCCGGACGAAGCTTCGTCACCCAACACCTCCTCCACCCTTCCGAACGCGAACTCTTCGACACTGACGCCCGCATGGCCGCCTAA
- a CDS encoding DUF6238 family protein, whose translation MSRTTSPSAQDFVPFATAALDFHRALNLPAGPLVASREELDALHAHLVSLHGLLDAHTSRTGPLVPVEGDHLHGARTRIWQAADHIHRAYHASPRPGSGDLPTREACRPGLPEGAPELTICQRHQRTARLVRRHSTPADLRAPFTGLIRH comes from the coding sequence ATGTCCCGCACCACTTCCCCGTCCGCGCAGGACTTCGTACCCTTCGCCACCGCCGCGCTCGACTTCCACCGAGCGCTCAACCTCCCCGCCGGCCCGCTCGTCGCGTCCCGGGAGGAGTTGGACGCCCTGCACGCCCACCTCGTCTCCCTGCACGGGCTGCTCGACGCGCACACCTCACGCACCGGTCCCCTCGTACCGGTCGAAGGCGATCACCTCCACGGTGCGCGCACCCGCATCTGGCAGGCCGCCGACCACATCCACCGCGCCTACCACGCTTCCCCCCGGCCCGGCTCCGGCGACCTTCCCACCCGGGAAGCGTGCCGCCCCGGCCTGCCCGAAGGCGCTCCGGAACTCACCATCTGCCAGCGCCACCAGCGCACCGCCCGCCTGGTACGGCGCCACTCCACCCCCGCTGACCTGCGCGCGCCGTTCACCGGCCTGATCCGCCACTGA